Proteins from a single region of Desulfobacter postgatei 2ac9:
- a CDS encoding SLC13 family permease, which yields MILKSNGFKLAVAVLIGVIVFILPRPEGTKFKLSGTGADQLSQSVSQYFSTQQTAPGKPVILTAKAPGVEQARAKYLVDQAKAMGLSEVKVDYVDGMPPKAKRFLAVLAVLVVLFVMEPIPLEITAVLIGASLVILGLTDVKGAWAPYMHPVVIFIMCCLIFAIALDKVGLTKRLGYFIVKKAGDSVTRFTFIIAVGLGLASAFMHDAAACAIGIVTMLPLMRAVGIEPHSNTAKFMMLSLPFACSCGGMGSLIGGGRCMVSAAFLKEFTGIEITFFDWIKYCMPAAIICVPAVVLIVYLIYRPDPNIKLPAFDEDLGPMTAVEKKALIIIGAAFISWLTKSVHGLDYSVTGAVAVAGLVLFGVLKWRDINDNLEWGTALFIFGGGISLGLAMGYSGAADYFANLFFPLIEGKGWLVLFVGVGVFGALVTNAMANVAAAALILPIVIPMAQLEGVNPTILALCLGMATSFAMLLVIGCPPNAIAYSYKYFKSSDLTKLGLVTTPALLLILVGVVCTWWKFLGLI from the coding sequence ATGATACTCAAATCAAACGGATTCAAACTTGCGGTAGCAGTGTTGATCGGTGTAATCGTGTTTATTCTGCCCAGGCCGGAAGGAACAAAATTTAAACTTTCCGGCACCGGTGCAGACCAGTTAAGTCAGTCAGTGTCACAATATTTTTCAACCCAGCAGACCGCACCCGGCAAGCCCGTTATTCTGACGGCCAAGGCACCTGGCGTTGAGCAGGCCCGGGCAAAATATCTTGTCGACCAGGCCAAGGCAATGGGCCTTTCAGAAGTTAAGGTGGATTATGTGGACGGGATGCCCCCCAAAGCCAAACGGTTTTTAGCCGTGCTTGCGGTGCTGGTTGTCCTGTTTGTGATGGAGCCCATTCCCCTTGAAATCACGGCAGTGCTGATTGGCGCCTCCCTTGTGATTCTAGGCCTAACCGACGTAAAAGGGGCATGGGCGCCCTACATGCATCCGGTTGTTATTTTCATCATGTGCTGCCTGATCTTTGCCATTGCCCTGGACAAAGTGGGGCTGACAAAACGCCTGGGTTATTTTATTGTCAAGAAGGCAGGCGATTCCGTAACACGATTCACCTTTATCATTGCCGTGGGTCTAGGCCTTGCGTCCGCTTTTATGCACGATGCAGCCGCCTGTGCCATCGGTATTGTCACCATGCTGCCCCTGATGCGTGCCGTGGGTATTGAGCCCCATAGCAATACGGCAAAATTCATGATGCTCTCCCTGCCCTTTGCATGCTCCTGCGGCGGCATGGGCTCCCTAATAGGCGGTGGGCGGTGCATGGTATCGGCTGCATTTTTAAAAGAGTTCACCGGAATTGAGATCACCTTTTTTGACTGGATCAAATATTGTATGCCCGCAGCCATCATCTGTGTGCCTGCGGTTGTATTGATTGTCTACCTGATCTACCGGCCAGATCCCAATATCAAGCTGCCGGCGTTTGATGAGGATCTGGGACCAATGACGGCTGTTGAGAAAAAAGCACTGATTATTATTGGCGCCGCTTTTATATCATGGCTCACCAAGAGCGTCCACGGCCTGGACTACTCCGTCACCGGAGCTGTGGCCGTGGCTGGCCTGGTGCTGTTCGGCGTTTTAAAATGGCGGGACATCAACGACAACCTGGAGTGGGGAACAGCCCTGTTTATCTTTGGCGGCGGTATCTCTTTAGGCCTTGCCATGGGATATTCAGGTGCAGCAGACTACTTTGCCAACCTGTTCTTCCCGCTGATTGAGGGTAAAGGCTGGCTGGTGCTCTTTGTGGGTGTGGGCGTCTTCGGCGCCCTGGTTACCAATGCCATGGCCAATGTGGCGGCAGCAGCTTTAATCTTGCCCATTGTTATTCCCATGGCTCAGCTTGAAGGGGTCAACCCGACCATCCTGGCCCTGTGCCTTGGTATGGCCACATCCTTTGCCATGCTGCTGGTTATCGGCTGTCCACCCAATGCCATTGCCTATTCATACAAATACTTCAAGTCCTCGGACCTGACCAAGCTGGGTCTTGTGACCACACCAGCCCTGCTTCTGATACTGGTAGGCGTGGTCTGCACCTGGTGGAAGTTTTTGGGTTTAATATAA
- a CDS encoding hybrid sensor histidine kinase/response regulator, producing the protein MLNLMEINTLENDTGKVVRVLLVDDEDSFRNAIARRLERRNMVVSQAPDGTSCLEYLGANEADVVVLDMNMPGMSGIDTFKAINKYHPGLQVIFLTGNAAITEGVEGIKAGAFDYLSKPIEIDHLAGKIRQAWELKRLEAAREQDKIFRRRLEKRMIHTQRLASLGTMSTGIAHEINNPLAIIKESAGFMRMVLEGAGQIPEKEMLFKGLDKIEKSVDRARRITHQLLGYVRKHGHELTPVDIRQLTEDTVVLIKQKTQAKKVSVQWDIAPKEPMLMYTDPFQVRQVLINLLENAVDAVETGGQIRLSLTRKDQSVCLQVRDNGSGIAPENIEKIFDPFFTTKPNVSENESGTGLGLFVVHKIMTGLSGSIHVESEPGHGATFSICLPEWHSE; encoded by the coding sequence TTGCTAAACCTGATGGAAATCAATACCCTTGAAAATGATACGGGGAAGGTTGTCCGCGTGCTGCTGGTAGATGATGAAGACAGCTTCCGCAACGCCATTGCCCGGCGTCTGGAGCGACGCAATATGGTCGTCAGCCAGGCGCCGGACGGGACATCCTGCCTGGAATACCTCGGCGCCAATGAAGCCGATGTGGTGGTGCTGGATATGAACATGCCCGGTATGTCCGGCATTGACACCTTTAAAGCCATCAACAAATACCATCCGGGTCTGCAGGTAATTTTTCTGACCGGAAATGCCGCGATAACCGAAGGGGTGGAAGGGATCAAGGCAGGTGCCTTTGACTACCTCTCCAAGCCCATTGAGATCGATCACCTGGCCGGCAAGATCCGCCAGGCCTGGGAACTCAAACGCCTGGAAGCGGCCCGCGAACAGGATAAAATCTTCAGACGGCGTCTGGAAAAGCGCATGATCCACACCCAGCGCCTGGCCTCCCTCGGCACCATGTCCACAGGCATTGCCCATGAAATCAATAATCCTTTGGCCATTATCAAGGAGTCAGCCGGGTTCATGCGCATGGTGCTCGAGGGCGCAGGCCAGATTCCGGAAAAAGAGATGCTTTTCAAAGGACTTGACAAAATAGAGAAAAGCGTGGACAGGGCCAGACGAATCACGCACCAGCTGCTGGGCTACGTCCGGAAGCACGGCCATGAGCTCACCCCGGTCGATATCCGCCAACTCACCGAGGATACCGTGGTGTTGATAAAACAGAAAACACAGGCTAAAAAGGTATCTGTACAATGGGATATTGCACCGAAAGAGCCGATGCTGATGTACACAGATCCTTTCCAGGTACGCCAGGTATTGATCAATCTTTTGGAAAACGCGGTGGATGCCGTGGAGACCGGGGGACAGATCAGGCTCTCCCTTACCAGAAAAGATCAGTCGGTCTGTCTCCAAGTCCGGGATAACGGCAGCGGCATTGCGCCGGAAAATATCGAAAAGATATTTGATCCTTTTTTCACCACCAAACCCAATGTGTCGGAGAATGAGTCCGGTACCGGACTTGGGCTCTTTGTGGTACACAAGATAATGACCGGACTTTCAGGCAGCATCCATGTGGAATCAGAGCCCGGACATGGTGCCACCTTTTCGATCTGTCTGCCTGAATGGCATTCCGAATAG
- a CDS encoding sigma-54-dependent transcriptional regulator: MIKIPVKILIVDDEKDFVEMFSLRLTRQGEKVSTAYSGQEALDLLEKTAIDVVILDIRMPGMDGIETLKKIKAAHPLVEVIMLTGHGSTETAVEGMKEGAFDYLMKPADFEDISKKMANAWKRKDEQEERIRKAEARLLLRRTGEI; the protein is encoded by the coding sequence ATGATAAAAATACCGGTAAAAATCTTGATCGTTGATGATGAAAAAGATTTTGTAGAGATGTTTTCCCTGCGCCTGACGCGGCAGGGGGAAAAGGTGTCTACCGCCTATTCAGGACAAGAAGCCCTTGATCTGCTTGAAAAAACTGCGATCGACGTGGTAATCCTGGATATCCGCATGCCCGGCATGGACGGCATAGAGACCTTGAAAAAAATCAAAGCGGCTCATCCTCTGGTGGAAGTCATCATGCTGACCGGGCACGGGTCTACGGAAACGGCAGTGGAAGGCATGAAGGAAGGGGCCTTTGATTATCTGATGAAACCGGCCGATTTTGAGGATATCAGTAAAAAAATGGCCAATGCCTGGAAGCGCAAGGACGAACAGGAAGAACGCATCCGCAAGGCCGAAGCCAGACTGCTTCTGCGGCGCACCGGGGAAATATAG
- a CDS encoding sigma-54-dependent transcriptional regulator codes for MAKILIIDDDDQLRISFSKLLTEENYDVVSAASGEAGVEIVNTTPLDLVILDVRLPGMNGLETFKEIKKIDGTLPTIIVTAFGTTDTAIEATKAGAFDYLLKPFDIPEMLNLITQAIDAGYCMRTPVHVGAEPSTYSPDAIVGQSPGMQKVYKTIGRVAQTDATVLIQGESGTGKELVARAVYQHGIRSDKNFSIINCVAIPENLLESELFGFEKGAFTGAARRHIGKIEQANGGTVFLDEIGDMPISIQAKILRLLQERCIERLGGDETIPVDVRIIAATNRDLKSAIAQGLFREDLYFRLKVVTIELPPLRDRIEDIQPLTAHYLKRFSHELKIDNPGIREEALDLLKKYEWPGNIRELANLIHKALIFNRGNPLSVSDLSQIIRKQETPGEIYQDSTQAETIRQWVHACLSDPSNDHSFEFFSDTICAMAVEEALKISNGNRSQAARLLDISRPTLHAKIDKYGINTISSTQIIR; via the coding sequence ATGGCAAAAATTCTGATCATTGACGACGACGACCAGCTGAGAATCAGTTTTTCAAAACTTCTCACCGAAGAGAACTATGACGTGGTGTCTGCGGCTTCCGGCGAAGCCGGTGTTGAGATCGTTAACACAACGCCTCTGGATCTGGTGATTCTGGATGTCCGCCTGCCCGGCATGAACGGGCTTGAAACCTTCAAAGAGATAAAAAAAATTGACGGCACCCTGCCGACCATCATTGTCACGGCATTCGGCACCACGGACACAGCCATTGAAGCGACCAAGGCAGGCGCTTTTGACTATCTGCTCAAACCCTTTGACATCCCTGAGATGCTCAACCTGATCACCCAGGCCATTGATGCAGGATATTGTATGCGAACCCCGGTGCATGTGGGGGCCGAACCCTCGACCTATTCCCCGGACGCCATTGTGGGACAAAGTCCCGGTATGCAAAAAGTGTATAAAACCATCGGGCGTGTGGCCCAGACCGATGCCACGGTGCTGATCCAGGGAGAATCGGGCACCGGCAAGGAGCTGGTCGCCCGGGCCGTGTACCAGCACGGTATCCGGTCAGATAAAAACTTTTCCATCATCAACTGTGTGGCCATCCCTGAAAACCTTTTGGAAAGCGAATTGTTCGGCTTTGAAAAAGGGGCATTCACCGGTGCGGCACGACGGCATATCGGAAAAATTGAACAGGCCAACGGCGGCACCGTGTTTCTGGATGAAATCGGCGACATGCCCATTTCGATCCAGGCCAAAATTCTGCGGTTGCTCCAGGAAAGATGCATTGAGCGGCTGGGCGGCGATGAAACCATCCCTGTGGACGTGCGCATCATTGCCGCAACCAACAGGGATCTTAAATCCGCCATTGCCCAGGGCCTTTTCAGGGAAGATCTCTATTTTCGACTCAAAGTCGTAACCATAGAACTGCCGCCCCTTAGGGACCGCATAGAGGATATCCAGCCCCTGACCGCCCATTATCTGAAACGGTTCTCCCATGAATTGAAAATCGACAACCCCGGCATCCGGGAAGAGGCCCTGGACCTTTTGAAAAAATACGAATGGCCGGGCAATATCAGGGAACTTGCCAACCTGATTCACAAAGCCCTGATCTTTAACCGCGGCAATCCCTTGTCGGTCAGTGATTTAAGCCAGATTATCCGAAAACAGGAAACCCCAGGGGAAATTTACCAGGATTCAACCCAGGCAGAGACCATCCGCCAGTGGGTCCACGCCTGTCTGTCCGACCCGTCCAATGATCACAGTTTTGAATTCTTTTCAGACACGATCTGCGCCATGGCCGTGGAAGAGGCACTGAAAATTTCAAACGGCAACCGCTCCCAGGCTGCCCGGCTTTTGGACATATCCCGTCCTACCCTGCATGCAAAAATTGACAAGTACGGAATCAACACCATTTCATCCACCCAGATTATTCGCTGA
- a CDS encoding patatin-like phospholipase family protein, producing the protein MLNNLTILAGATAYRHIKENGLSPNHIDAMLGASGAAKWLCIYGLDSVIFSQWFSGRTRPLHLFGTSIGAWKFAAAAQTNCREAFDRLKHAYTHQHYKGRVSAAQIARQTRRIMDEFLTNRAIDEILNHPYIRIGFSAARCKGPMGSKQSPVQAIGLGQAFALNAISRKFQRFCFERILFHHPQYDTSILEENIFPTTPIPLDRKNFSKAILASGSIPMVMEGVNDITGAPGGTYRDGGLLDYHPALSLNPEQTGFILYPHFYTELTPGWFDKKFHKRRVKGRAVDRTILLAPSPEFVSTLPFGRIPDRRDFIRLMGRDNERICAWNKAANMCRVLGDEFMDAAQNGSIRKKVKKFD; encoded by the coding sequence ATGTTAAACAATCTAACGATCCTTGCCGGGGCAACAGCTTATCGCCATATTAAAGAAAACGGTCTTTCTCCTAACCATATTGATGCCATGCTCGGGGCCTCGGGCGCAGCCAAATGGCTCTGCATTTACGGACTTGATTCGGTAATTTTTTCCCAGTGGTTTTCAGGCCGGACCCGGCCTTTGCACCTGTTTGGCACCTCCATCGGAGCATGGAAGTTTGCCGCAGCAGCCCAGACCAACTGCCGGGAGGCCTTTGACCGCCTCAAACACGCCTATACCCATCAGCATTATAAGGGCAGGGTTTCGGCAGCCCAAATAGCCAGGCAAACCCGGCGGATCATGGATGAATTTCTCACAAACCGGGCCATTGATGAAATATTGAACCATCCATACATTCGCATTGGTTTTTCAGCCGCCCGGTGCAAAGGGCCCATGGGTTCAAAACAAAGCCCTGTCCAGGCCATTGGCCTAGGGCAGGCATTTGCCCTGAATGCGATATCCAGAAAATTTCAGCGGTTCTGTTTTGAACGTATTCTCTTCCACCATCCCCAATATGACACCAGCATACTGGAAGAAAACATTTTTCCCACAACACCCATTCCCCTTGACCGAAAAAATTTTTCCAAAGCAATTTTGGCATCAGGGTCCATCCCCATGGTCATGGAGGGCGTCAATGATATTACGGGCGCACCTGGGGGCACTTACCGGGACGGAGGACTTCTGGATTACCACCCGGCACTTTCCTTAAATCCTGAGCAGACCGGTTTTATCCTCTATCCCCACTTTTATACGGAACTGACCCCTGGCTGGTTTGATAAAAAATTCCACAAGCGAAGAGTTAAGGGCAGGGCCGTGGATCGAACGATTCTTCTGGCCCCGTCTCCCGAATTTGTTTCCACCCTGCCCTTTGGGCGTATCCCGGACCGCCGAGATTTTATCCGGCTCATGGGACGGGATAATGAGAGGATTTGTGCCTGGAATAAAGCCGCGAATATGTGCAGGGTGTTGGGAGACGAATTCATGGATGCTGCGCAAAACGGTTCCATCAGGAAAAAAGTCAAAAAATTTGATTAA
- a CDS encoding OmpA family protein, whose translation MKSKIIVSALVAVLCLVWSGGGLAFVPEGELHIRVPGQDGKISFQSIDETKILVSVLDSQEKPVKDLMAKDFEVIKGSIPANVISVQILKTRLDMPISYVLMVDNSFSMEKRKAVQPLLAALDEFLKIVRPIDEVDVVVFDSKGDFLVNGQHLRLATFRSNNISELKNFFEKSFKEGMTGETYLYEGMLGGLDLISRKPEKTNKFLVVFSDGEDLNSNIKKETIGLKSKGLENFKAFSIDFMPGEKKDQFLDAFSQSLGGKLWKAKSADNLLPIFRDISTTLLYQYVVEYNFNRPPQASLAVSPSSISIEDLTIIDSSPLLNYIFFDLGQSSVPDRYRLLKTQSEAGQFDEKMLENTMTKYYHVLNIIGKRLTENPGASIELVGCISDRGPEKNNITLSRARAESVKSYLQYIWNIDPSRITITARKLPEKPSTGNVEEARVENQRVEIRSDSPDILDVIKSTYTFQIANTNEITVQPNITPGYDLKTWNIKIKGNRDFLNLKEGQGNIVPNYIFDLGRFGLGKISAFEHISVTAFLTDITGQTFETDTVVIPVTYTRRVTTKAQRNAQRVMEKYALILFDYDSAEIKERNKVVLDRVVKRIRELPNARVTILGQTDIIGTEDYNLGLSQRRAKSVFQSVTENGIPSPERIEFKGNGPHDPPYDNRLPEGRSFNRTVIITLEYQIQEPELSE comes from the coding sequence ATGAAATCAAAAATAATTGTTTCCGCACTGGTAGCGGTGTTATGTCTGGTATGGTCAGGCGGCGGCCTGGCCTTTGTCCCGGAAGGTGAACTCCATATCCGTGTTCCCGGTCAAGACGGGAAAATCTCTTTTCAGTCCATTGACGAAACCAAGATCCTGGTATCGGTCCTGGACAGTCAGGAGAAACCCGTCAAGGATCTTATGGCCAAGGATTTTGAAGTGATCAAGGGAAGCATTCCGGCCAACGTCATTTCCGTACAGATACTAAAGACTCGATTGGATATGCCCATCAGCTATGTGCTTATGGTGGACAATTCCTTTTCAATGGAAAAAAGAAAGGCTGTTCAACCCCTCCTGGCTGCTTTGGATGAGTTTTTAAAGATTGTCCGGCCTATTGATGAGGTGGATGTGGTGGTCTTTGACAGTAAGGGTGATTTTCTGGTCAACGGCCAGCATCTAAGGCTTGCGACCTTTAGATCCAACAATATTTCGGAACTTAAAAATTTTTTTGAAAAAAGCTTCAAAGAGGGCATGACGGGTGAGACCTATCTCTATGAAGGAATGCTGGGTGGGCTGGATCTGATTTCAAGAAAGCCTGAAAAAACCAATAAATTCCTCGTGGTATTTTCCGATGGAGAAGATCTCAACAGCAACATCAAAAAAGAAACCATCGGGCTGAAATCCAAGGGACTCGAAAATTTCAAGGCTTTTTCCATTGATTTCATGCCGGGCGAAAAGAAGGATCAATTTCTGGACGCCTTTTCTCAAAGTCTGGGCGGTAAATTATGGAAAGCTAAATCCGCTGACAATCTTCTTCCCATTTTCCGGGACATATCCACCACCCTGCTTTATCAGTATGTGGTGGAATACAATTTCAACAGGCCGCCCCAGGCATCTCTGGCTGTCAGCCCCTCTTCGATCTCCATCGAGGATTTGACCATTATTGACAGCTCCCCCCTGCTCAACTACATCTTTTTCGATCTTGGCCAGAGCAGCGTTCCGGACCGGTATCGCCTCCTGAAAACCCAAAGCGAGGCCGGTCAATTCGATGAAAAGATGCTGGAAAATACCATGACCAAGTACTATCATGTACTCAACATCATCGGAAAACGCCTGACCGAGAACCCCGGTGCCAGTATAGAACTGGTGGGTTGCATCAGCGACCGGGGTCCGGAAAAGAACAACATCACCCTTTCCCGGGCCCGGGCGGAAAGCGTGAAATCCTATCTTCAGTATATCTGGAACATTGATCCCTCAAGGATCACGATCACGGCCCGGAAACTTCCGGAAAAACCCAGTACCGGAAATGTCGAAGAAGCCCGGGTGGAAAACCAGCGGGTTGAAATCCGTTCGGATTCTCCGGATATTCTGGACGTCATCAAGAGTACTTATACCTTTCAGATCGCCAATACCAATGAGATCACAGTCCAACCCAATATCACGCCCGGATACGATCTTAAGACCTGGAATATCAAAATCAAAGGAAACCGGGATTTTTTGAATCTCAAGGAAGGCCAGGGCAATATTGTTCCGAACTATATCTTTGACCTTGGGAGGTTCGGGCTCGGCAAGATCAGCGCCTTTGAACATATAAGCGTTACCGCCTTTTTGACCGATATCACTGGTCAGACCTTTGAGACGGATACTGTTGTTATTCCGGTTACATATACCAGGCGGGTGACAACCAAGGCCCAGAGAAATGCGCAACGGGTGATGGAAAAATACGCTTTGATTCTCTTTGATTACGACAGTGCGGAAATAAAAGAAAGAAACAAGGTCGTTCTGGACCGGGTGGTGAAACGGATACGAGAATTGCCCAATGCCAGGGTCACCATCCTTGGGCAGACCGACATCATCGGAACGGAAGATTACAACCTGGGGCTTTCCCAGCGAAGGGCAAAGTCTGTTTTCCAGAGTGTGACGGAAAACGGCATCCCGTCACCCGAACGTATTGAATTCAAGGGCAACGGTCCCCATGACCCGCCTTATGACAATAGGCTTCCCGAAGGAAGATCCTTTAACCGCACCGTTATCATCACCTTGGAGTATCAGATCCAAGAACCGGAACTCAGCGAATAA
- a CDS encoding sensor histidine kinase — translation MSLKQRVYLANAVLLGITVMGAIAMIWYTYKTEDLFTGIVQRHIPMYQAAEALETSLLNQKGYLSYYLLDKNPEWLRQLADFKLDFESQLALAKPLVTKDWEKEALAGIESVYKTYIAAKDRVVTLYEKGEPGAGAALHREVRSNFFKIYELCEKFKTAHKKDIELTVEESHSDARNLRYIGLLAIVTVVLLSLLINYIFTRHILGPIRKLAAEADQMGDGRVSGNELAALKSSVHGLIENAEQTHAELVRSRESLMQSEKMALVGQLAAGTAHSIRNPLTSIKMRLFSLGRSTKLSQDQHENISVISTEIGQINKILENFLEFSRPPKLTMKAQSPSQVVDNTLRLLEQRLKSYGVTVRLVRSKPLDNVMLDAAQFKEVLANIIINACEAMEKGGRITITETMDNVNTDRDTAVIRIQDTGPGIPATIQGEIFNPFFTTKDEGTGLGLSICFNIISEHGGCLVLDSQEGQGACFTITLPAGEDLHGKNSDH, via the coding sequence ATGAGCCTGAAACAACGGGTATATCTTGCCAATGCCGTACTTTTAGGAATAACGGTCATGGGAGCCATTGCCATGATCTGGTATACCTATAAAACAGAAGACCTGTTCACCGGTATTGTTCAAAGGCATATTCCCATGTATCAGGCCGCCGAGGCCCTTGAGACCTCTTTGCTCAACCAGAAAGGGTATCTATCATATTATCTTCTGGATAAAAATCCCGAATGGCTCAGGCAGCTGGCTGACTTCAAACTGGATTTTGAAAGCCAGCTGGCCTTAGCCAAGCCCCTGGTCACAAAAGACTGGGAAAAAGAGGCGCTGGCCGGAATTGAATCCGTGTACAAGACATATATTGCGGCCAAGGACCGGGTGGTGACGTTGTATGAAAAGGGAGAACCTGGGGCCGGGGCCGCGCTTCACCGGGAAGTCAGGAGCAATTTCTTCAAAATTTATGAGCTATGTGAAAAATTTAAAACCGCACATAAAAAAGACATAGAGCTTACCGTGGAAGAGAGTCACTCCGATGCCAGGAATCTACGCTATATAGGTCTTCTGGCCATTGTCACCGTGGTGTTGCTCAGCCTTTTGATCAATTATATTTTCACCCGCCACATTCTGGGACCCATCCGAAAACTGGCGGCGGAAGCGGATCAAATGGGCGATGGCCGGGTCTCCGGCAACGAGCTGGCAGCATTAAAAAGCAGTGTTCACGGCTTGATTGAAAATGCGGAACAGACCCATGCTGAACTTGTGCGAAGTCGGGAATCTCTAATGCAGTCGGAAAAAATGGCCCTGGTGGGACAACTGGCCGCAGGCACGGCACATTCCATCAGAAATCCATTGACCTCAATTAAAATGCGGCTGTTTTCCCTGGGTCGGTCAACCAAACTATCCCAGGACCAGCATGAAAATATCAGTGTGATTTCAACGGAGATCGGCCAGATTAATAAAATCCTGGAAAATTTCCTGGAATTTTCCAGGCCCCCCAAATTGACCATGAAGGCACAAAGCCCGTCCCAGGTGGTGGACAATACCCTGCGCCTTCTGGAACAACGGCTCAAATCCTACGGTGTAACCGTCCGGCTGGTACGCAGCAAGCCTTTGGACAACGTGATGCTGGATGCGGCCCAGTTCAAAGAGGTTCTGGCCAATATCATCATCAATGCCTGCGAAGCCATGGAGAAAGGAGGCCGGATCACCATCACCGAAACCATGGACAATGTCAATACGGACAGGGACACGGCGGTCATAAGAATCCAGGATACCGGCCCCGGTATTCCCGCAACCATTCAGGGCGAAATTTTCAACCCGTTTTTCACCACCAAGGACGAGGGCACCGGACTGGGATTGAGCATCTGTTTTAATATTATCAGTGAACATGGCGGCTGCCTGGTACTGGACAGCCAGGAGGGCCAGGGGGCCTGTTTCACCATTACGCTGCCTGCAGGGGAGGATCTCCATGGCAAAAATTCTGATCATTGA
- a CDS encoding sigma-54-dependent transcriptional regulator — protein MIKIPVKILIVDDEKDFVEMFSLRLSGQGEKVSTAYSGQEALDLLAKTQIDVVILDIRMPGMDGIETLKRIKASHPLVEVILLTGHGSTETAVEGMKEGAFDYLMKPADFEDINKKLANAWKRKDEQEERIRKAEARLLLRRTGEI, from the coding sequence ATGATAAAAATACCGGTAAAAATCTTGATCGTTGATGATGAAAAAGATTTTGTAGAGATGTTTTCCCTGCGTCTGAGCGGGCAGGGGGAAAAGGTATCTACCGCCTATTCAGGACAAGAAGCCCTTGATCTACTGGCAAAAACTCAAATCGACGTGGTGATCCTGGATATCCGCATGCCCGGCATGGACGGCATAGAGACCTTGAAAAGAATCAAGGCGAGCCATCCCCTGGTGGAAGTGATCCTTCTCACCGGACACGGGTCCACGGAGACGGCAGTCGAAGGTATGAAGGAAGGGGCCTTTGATTACCTCATGAAACCGGCGGATTTTGAGGATATCAATAAAAAACTGGCCAATGCCTGGAAGCGCAAGGACGAACAGGAAGAACGCATCCGCAAGGCCGAAGCCCGGCTTCTTCTGCGGCGCACCGGGGAAATATAG